The Molothrus ater isolate BHLD 08-10-18 breed brown headed cowbird chromosome 29, BPBGC_Mater_1.1, whole genome shotgun sequence nucleotide sequence GTGGCGCTGGGGACACCGGTGTCACCCCAGGTGTGACCAGGTGGCTCTGGCAGGGTCCCTGTGCCATCCTGGTGGCGCTGGGGACACCGGTGTCACCCCAGGCgctgtgccagctgtgtccAGGGGACAGTGCCAATGTCNNNNNNNNNNNNNNNNNNNNNNNNNNNNNNNNNNNNNNNNNNNNNNNNNNNNNNNNNNNNNNNNNNNNNNNNNNNNNNNNNNNNNNNNNNNNNNNNNNNNCGGACCCACGGACACGGCTGtgccccccccgccgccccgccctGCCCCACCGCCACCCTCCCGCCCCGTGTCGCGGGGTCCCACGCGTGTCGCGGGGGTCCCGCCCTGCCCGGCGGCCGCAGCATCCCcggcacagctggggcacatctggggcacagctgggcgCGATCcttcccccccccgccccatACACCCAAACCCCGatcgtgcctcagtttccccacgCGGGGCCGCTCCGTGGGATGGGGCACGGGTGGGGTGGGGGGCGTTGAgtcccgggaccccccccccctccccaatcCCGCCCCGTCCTGGTCCCTTTCGGGGCCCCCGCCCGGTCCCGGCGCGGGGATGCGGAAGCGGCGCCTCCCGCGGCCCAGTTCGGGACCAGTTCGGGACCAGTCTGGCCCCAGTTTGGACCCGCTGGGCCTCACGCGCCCCTTCCCCCACGCGCGGGACCCCCCCCCCTCACAACCCGAAACGTCCCCAAAAGCGTTTTTGGGGGTCCGGGGGGTGTCAGCCCGCCCGGTCCCGGGGGATGCGGTGGCACCGCCGGTACTGGGcggtactgggagcactgggcgGCACCGCGGGCACGGGACGGGACCGGGAGcgcgcggggacagcgcggggacacCCACGGGGGGGCTcgggtggggctgggggggggaaAGGACCCCGTGTCCCGCGTGGGGAGCGGGACCGGGATGGGGAAACGGGACCGagaccgggaccgggaccgggatggggacaccgggggtggcggggacagggacacggtggggaggggggggtggCCGGTCCCGCGTCCCGCGTGGGCCCCGGGAGCCACCGAGtgtcccccccttccccccccccccccagcgTGTCACGGGTTCGAGCCCCCCCGGCAGCGAAACGGGAAGTGAAAGCGGgggggggatgggatggggggcaccgggggagcaccgggggcaccgggggaGCCTGACCGGGACCCCCGGCGCCGTTAACCCCTTCCTGCCCGCCGCGGGGGCATCGCCGGAGCGCGGGGGATGCTCCGTGGGGCGGAGGGGGGTCACATAgaacggggggggggggcatCGCCGCGGTTCGGGGCCGCCGGAGCGCACCGGGAACGGCGCCGGGAACGGCGCCGGGAACGGCCCCGGGAGCGGCGCCGGGAGCGGATggaggcggcggccgcggggtCCATCCGGTgccggagcggccgcggggccgccggTGGGGCCGGGGGTCGCTCGGTGGGTCCGGtgccccctccccctgcccgcACTTACCGGCCGCGGgcgctgccggtgccggtgccggtgccgccgctCGGGCTCTCGGTGCCGCCGCTCTGAGCGGGGGTGGGCGGGGCTTAACGGGGCGGGGTCGTCGGGGGAGGGGCTTGCAGGGGCGGGGTCAGGCGGGAGGAGCCGCCCCGCCCTCCCCCCTTTGCCCAGGGTCCCCCGCGGCCCCGATTTGGGGTCCCCGCGGTGTCACCGCCCGGGCTGGGGGGGACAAGGGCGGGACGTGGTCACACAGGGGCCCGGGAGGGCATCAGGAGCTGGGATCCGGTATTGGGGTCTGGAATTGGGGTCTGGAATTGGGGTCTGGTAATGGGATCCCACTATGGGACCTGGAGCAGAGGCCCCACTCTGGGATCTGGTACTGGGATCTGGTAAGGATCCCATACTGGGATCTGGTATTGGGGTCTTGTAATGGCATCTGGTAATGGGATCCCACATTGGGATCTAGTAATGGGATCTACTAAAGGGATCCCATACTGGGATTCCAAACTGGGATCTGCTTTAGAGATCTGGTATTGGGATCTGGCACTGGGATCTGGCATTGGGATCTGGCACTGGGATCTCACCCAGGGATCTCCCATGGGATCCTTGTCTGGGGGATCCCATCCAGGGATCTCATGCAGGGATCTCAACCATCTCCAGGGATCCCCTtcccctggggacactgcctgGTCCTCTGGGGGCTTTATGGCCTTATgaccatcatcatcatcatcatcatcatcatcatcatcgttGTCATTGTTGTCATCattttcatcatcatcatcatcattgtcATTGTCATCATCCTTGTCATCATCACTGTCATTGTCATCATCGTcgccatcatcatcatcatcatcatcgttgttgttgttgtcattGTCATCATCTTTGTCATCATCATTGTTGTCATTCGGAGTCATCGTCATCGTCATTGTCATCGTCACCATTGTCATTGCTGTCATCTTCATTATCGTCATCGCAGTCAtcattgtcatcatcatcatcatcatcgtcatcatcatTGTCAGTCATTGCCATTGTCATCAGCATCGTCACTGCCATCATTGTCACTgccatcatcttcatcatcatcgTCACCGTCATCATCATCGTCCTTGTTGTCAGTCAGCATCGTCATTGTCATCaacttcatcatcatcatcatcatcgtcattgccatcatcttcatcatcattGTCATTGCCATCATCGTCATTGCTgtcatcttcatcatcatcgTCACCATCATCATTGTTGTCATTGTTGTCAGTCAGCATCaacttcatcatcatcatcgtcatcatcttcatcttcatcgtcttcatcttcatcatcattGTCATCATCTtcatcgtcatcatcatcatcttcatcatcttcatcctcaccatccccagtgtccccctccAGGACCTCCTGGAGCCACTCCAGGACCTCCTCAGGCCCCGGCAgatcctcctcatcctccatGTCCAGCCACACgctgctggcctggggacacagggggacagaggggacaggtggggacactggggtgacactggggtgacactggggtgacactggggtgacaCAGATtgtgggggacaccaggggggTGACGCTCACGTGGTCACTGACGTTGACCACGGGGGTGACACCGGGCTGACACTGGGGTGACACTCATGGGGTCGGTGCCATTGACCACAGGGGTGACAcagaggtgacactggggtgacaCTCACACGGTCGGTGTCATTGACTATGGAGGTGACATTGGTTTACATGGGTGTGACACGGGGGTGACACGGGGGTGACACGGGGGTGACACGGGGGTGACACGGATGTGACACGGGAGTGACACGGGGGTGACACGGGGGTGACACGGGGGTGACACTCACACGGTCAGTGTCATTGACTATGGAGGTGGCATTGGTTTACATGGGGGTGACACGGGTGTGACACGGGGGTGACACTCACTAAGTCGGTGGCATTGACTATGGAGGTGACACGGGTGTGACACGGGGGTGACACGGGGGTGACACTCACACGGTCAGTGTCATTGACAATGGAGGTGACATTGGTTTACATGGGAGTGACACGGGGGTGACACGGGGGTGACGTGGGAGTGACACGGGGGTGACACGGGGGTGACACGGGGGTGACACTCACTAAGTCGGTGGCATTGACTATGGAGGTGACACGGGGGTGACACGGGGGTGACACGGGGGTGACACTCACTAAGTCGGTGTCATTGACTATGGAGGTGGCATTGGTTTACATGGGTGTGACACGGGGGTGACACAGAGGTGACACGGGGGTGACACTCACTAAGTCGGTGGCATTGACCACGCCCAGCTGTGGCCGGGTCAGGTCGATGTCGAAGGTGTCCTCCCAGGTGGGGACGAGCtgggggagggacagaggggacaggggggtcaGGGTCTGtcccaggggaggggacagagggctcagagcccccggggggctgtgggggtgtccccccccccccccgttaCCCCCGGGAAATGGCCGGGGTCGATCCAGAGGATGCTGAAGTCGGGCTGGTCCCTCCTGTCCTGGGCCACCTCCCTCAGGGTCTCCACGAACTCGAACCCGTCTGGGGGAGGGGACAAGGGCGAAGGGGGGGGTTCAGAGGGGGGgctgagacccccccccccacccccagggaccccccccaaattcccttCCCGCCCCCCCCTCACCGGGATCATCCCCCTCGGCGAAGGCCACGATGGGGGTCCCGTCCAGGGCGTCCTCCTGGGGGGGGTCACGGTGACGTGGGGGGGGTCCCCGAGTGTCCCCCGAGTGTCCCCCGAGTGTCCCCCGAGGTTTGGGGGTCACGGGGAGGGGGGGGATGGCGGGACCCCCCCGCACTCACCCAGCTCTCGGCCGTGCTCTGAGCTCTGAATTCCCGCAGAGGGACcctgggggggttttggggggggggggggtgaggggcacccccaaatttcacccccccctcccctccccccaaGGAGCCGCGGCCCCCCCCGTCCACCCAAACCCCGAGTGCTGCTTGGGGGGGGCTCAAATTAGGGGGGTCCAGAACAGGCGGGAATGGGGAGGGGGTGACGGGGATGagcccccccgggacccccccggtGTCACCGCTctgggtgggggggggggcgggggggtccCGGTGTCCCTCGGGATTGAGGCCgcggcgcgggggggggggggggggggatgatCCGGGGGGGGATTAAATGCGGGAATCTCCCGGCAGCACCCGGGGCTTTAACCCTGCCCGGCGCGGGGGGGGCTCGGCAGCGCCCCCGACCCctccccgggacccccccgggacccccccggggcAGGGCGGCCCCCCCAG carries:
- the LOC129046972 gene encoding calsequestrin-1-like isoform X1 — encoded protein: MSPLWLLALLAPGVLGGPGVCPAVCPGVCPAVCPGVCPGVCPAVCPAVCPAVCDTSPQLLHFLSQQLRDFGDIEEEPEGTGGCQGQRRHSIPSSPPGASTPPSSSSPPSTPRVPLREFRAQSTAESWEDALDGTPIVAFAEGDDPDGFEFVETLREVAQDRRDQPDFSILWIDPGHFPGLVPTWEDTFDIDLTRPQLGVVNATDLASSVWLDMEDEEDLPGPEEVLEWLQEVLEGDTGDGEDEDDEDDDDDDEDDDNDDEDEDDEDEDDDDDDDEVDAD
- the LOC129046972 gene encoding calsequestrin-1-like isoform X2, producing the protein MSPLWLLALLAPGVLGGPGVCPAVCPGVCPAVCPGVCPGVCPAVCPAVCPAVCDTSPQLLHFLSQLRDFGDIEEEPEGTGGCQGQRRHSIPSSPPGASTPPSSSSPPSTPRVPLREFRAQSTAESWEDALDGTPIVAFAEGDDPDGFEFVETLREVAQDRRDQPDFSILWIDPGHFPGLVPTWEDTFDIDLTRPQLGVVNATDLASSVWLDMEDEEDLPGPEEVLEWLQEVLEGDTGDGEDEDDEDDDDDDEDDDNDDEDEDDEDEDDDDDDDEVDAD